In the genome of Candoia aspera isolate rCanAsp1 chromosome 4, rCanAsp1.hap2, whole genome shotgun sequence, the window TATTTCTTAACCACTTCCTATATTAAGGACTGGGGTTTATAAGTATATGGTCTTTTTGTCCTCCCGACCAGGGTGTGTTTAATGCTGTAGGAGAACCCAAAGGGCCAAACTCTTAACAGGCAATGCTGGCCTCACTTCTACAATTCCATCCTAGGAAAACTTCAGGGGATGGGTATTAAGAGAAACTGAGGGGCAATCCTATCAATGCCTCTTAGTCATAATTGCCAACTGGAATCTCTGTTGTTCAGAATAATATATCCTAAAGATGGATATTGGCAAGCAAACTTTGTAGACATGCAGCTGTCCAATGGTGTGGATAAGAAACAGGGCTAGATAGAACTTCAGTCTGACTCACCACTGAATAGGCTTGATCTGCTTGCACAAGGaaggccatcctgctacagagcAAATTTGACACAATCCGCTGAAGAAATCACATGGGTTCTTAGACCATATGTCGCCTACTTGCAGGCAGGGACTTACCCAACAGATTGGCCTTTTatctaataataaaattaacTGGAAACAAAAAGCGTATCTTCCAGGAATAAAGCTAGGTTACATTCCCTCTTGCTCAGTTTTCCATTCTGTACAAGTGTATTTATTTTCAACGACCAACCACAACTTTCACAGAAATTTTATGAAGACACCATGAGGTACGGTTCATTTCTACAGGAGGTGGATGGGGGGGGAAGGATAAGAACCACCAGCACCACCCCTAAAATTGAGGTTCCTATCCTCTTCCCgatccattctttaaaaaaaaaaaccatataacTCACCTATCTACATTTAGCTTGCTTCACTGGACACAGTAAAGGATAGATTGCTCAAATAATTTACCAGTCTCCTTCCTGTGCAAATGAGTTGGCTCAACTTGAATCTCAGGAAATATGGATTTTGAGATGATTACCAAACATTTCCATCAGTCTGCCTACCACTTGTTTAGTCATAAACTAACATTGATATTTTCTTTAACCTGAAAAGGCCAGCCCATCTCCTCACCAGATCTTTCAGTATTGTAGATGAACCCAAGTTGAAGGCTCTTTTAGTATTCTCTTAAGGGAATACTATTGAGGCATCTACTCACCTGACCATAAGAATCTCGCTAGCAATGGCAGATTCCATCTCAGTTACCATACATTTGCTGAGCCCTCCCAGAAAACTATTTAGGTCAATGTCCCGaaatctgaaattttatttttaaagggtcTTTTGAAAAGACAATTTCCTTTCTAGAAATCCAGGGATGCAGCTGCTCATGGGTAACCTATGTGGCAAGATAACTAGTTACGTCTGTAAATTAAGCAAGCCTGTGTGTaagatatgtttattttattctagGAATTAGGTTAGTCATCTGCGCTTTTTTGTGTGCGTTTTTAAATCTGTGTATTTGACTATTAAAAACCACCTTCCTTGTTTGAAGAGCTCTGGGCTGGCGAGTAGCAGAAGCTTCAAGTACCGCCTGATAAACTTAAAAACTCTGGGATGAAAGAAACTATCTTGTATATTTATCAGAAGATTGTCCACAAGGTGAGTACTTTTTAGATCAGTCCCTCATAATCAGTTGTCTTTTGGAGATATGGACAACTTGCTTCATCTCCCAGTAGTCAGGTTAGGGAAGGTTGGCCTACCTTGACTAACAGGATCTCTTTGGAGTTTCAGAGTAGGATTTTTCCCAACCCTACTTGGGAGTTGGAACTGGGAGGAATATACTTGGACAGAAAGTGTTAAAAGACCGTTCATCAACCTAGCCCCTGCAGACAGGTCCCCCAGGTCAGAAGTTCTCCATCACAATCAAGATGCTGATAAAATAATGAACAAATACTTCCCATGCCACCAGATTTATCAAATTCATTACCCACCCAACTTCTGTCATGTTTGCGTGTGGCACTCCCAAGATGCTATTGTAAATATGGAGGAGCAGGAGAGAACTGCAAATATAAGCACACATGATTATTTGCGCCTGGCAACCGTTACCCTATATGAAACTTACAGGGTAACAATGGGATAGAATAGCCAGCAGGGAAATAGAGAGGGCTGACTGACCAACCCAATttaaggttattttatttttcacaaaacCCAAAACATCCTCAGAAGTAAATGGTGAATCAAACCCGTCTTCCCCTCTGCAAATGCACACACCGTccccttgcccccacccccaaagtctGGCAAGTTCTTTCAGTCTGCCGTTGGGTTGAACTCTCTCCCTCGTGCTTGGCAGGGCAGGAGGTGGGTTCCAATCATGTGTAGAGGTCAAAATCAATGCGCTTGGAATTGTAGAACTGGCCCTCGGAATTATCCGCCTTCCGGCAGTAAACCCCATCAGGGAAATAGCCTTGGGATACCCAGTCCTGAAGAGATAGAAAAGAGAATTTgaaggaggagagaaaaggagggcagggaaaagaaggaaatggaaaattcTAAAGAAAACAGACCCAGCTAGCACGGAATCCCACAAGAGCCGCAACCAACGTTAGACAGGCAAGCTTAATTGGCAGCGTTATCAAGAGGGTCATCCTGAAATGCGCTCAGCCAATATGGGATCTGATAGGACCATATTAGAACAAATCAAACCATATTAACTTGAAATGTTTTGCTAATAAGgggctagaacagtgtttctcaaccttggcaactttaagaggcgttaaagagcatggctggctggggaattctgggagttgaagtccacacctcttaaagtcgccacagttgagaaacactgggctagaagcTCAATTATCACCAAAACTGGCATTCCAAGCACACTGCGTGCTGCACACCATTTCTGATCCGACACTTGAGACTGCCCATCATGCTGCCCTTGGTTTATGTTACTTCTAACCTCTAGTAAAAGGCATTCATtcacaggaaaaggaaaagaacagattCTAAGTTATGCATATAGGATATGTTACTATGGGTTTTGGTCCACTGATGCAACGTCAATCAAAACTATGTAATTATCAAGTGCCATCACGACAGCAAATTTACTGCCCAGAAACAATTCTGACCAAGGAAATACAATTATAACCATTAACAATGTAACATGACAAGCGATTAAAAAACCCTCGGATGCACAGTGCTATCAATAAGGCAGTCTTCCTGGGCGCATGCTTTCCTTCTCACAACGGCCTACGTCTCAGGGAGGAAGCCAAAATGATGTGCACCCACGGAAACCTTCTTCCAGCAGTCATCAAGGCAACCCAAGATTTATATACAGTTGCAAAATCAAACAACCAGCAACAATAAATAGATGGCAACCAAAACAAATAGAATTGTAGAGAGACGCATGTAgaagatgcattttttaaaaagtcactcaggaaaaaagaagacaaatgaGATATTGGAGAAGCAAAAAGGATATCTGTACCAATGGGGGAAAAGGACATTAACAGGACAGTGAATAGAGAAGAAAATAGGCACAAAGTGAGGAAGTGAACAAGAAGTTCATCTACCCCCCTTCAGTCTCTTACCTGCATCTGAGAGCTGCTGAACGGTCCGTAAAGTTCAGATGTATTTGTGTTCTCCCATTTATATTCCCACATCACCTCAGAGGGCGTGTTGTCATCACTCTCCTCATGCGCCTGACTTCCTGCTGCTGGGAAATAATCACAGGCATCAGAATGATTCTGACTAAATCCCCTAATAAAAGCTGCCAACCCCCTCCCCCATGGAACATCATGTAGTTAAGGACTGCTCACAGCGTTAGATGGGGGGGGTTGTATATTTCAACGTTTCCCCAAATAAACTCCCGACATACAGAAGCTTTGCATGTTGGGAGGAATTTTCCCCCTTGAACCCTgacagacagtttggtctagtggttaagatgctgggctagaaaccaggaggctgtgagttctagtcctgccttaggcatgaaagctggctgggtgacctggggccagtccctctctctcagcccaagagccaatcaggcatggtatgagagttctagtcccaccttaggcacgaaagccagctgggtgaccttgggccagtcactctcattcagcccaacccacctcacagggctgttgttgtggggaaaataggaggaggaaggagcattaggtatgttccccgccttgagttagttataaaaataataaaggagggataaaagaaataaatagtcaTTTTCTACATGCAGAGAAAAGCACCCCAACCAGTGATCCCTCCCCTGCTGTGATAAAACTCAGCAAACCTTCTTGACTGTGTGTTTCCAGTCCAGCTCCTCTGGGAACCCCATAGCCCTCCGCTCCCCAAGGAGCCTCACCTGCCGATGTCTTCTCCCCTAGCTTTGCTTCATCGATTTCCTCGGCAAACATATCAAGTTCTGGTTCAACAGTGGAAGTGGCTGCAGGAGGCTGCTGCAGCGCCCTAAGCCTCAGGGCCAGCTTCTCCCGGGTCTCCTGGTAGATCTCATAGACTCCTCGTGCCACCATTTGGTCAGCCAGCCCGGACAGCTGTTCCAGCTGCTCTTTCCGCTCAGGTGACCCAGGCTTCTGGGGATCGTCTTcctcagccggttcaacttcgcCTGCTTTGAGGCGGCTCCAGGCCCTCCGCTGACGACCGCTGCTTCTGGGGCCACCCTTGTCTCCCAGCCTTTGAATGGCTCTCGCAACTGTCTCCCCAGGTAACATTAAGTCTGCCATCCTTTCCAGCAGCTCCTTCTTATCCAAAGGTGTCCGGCCAACCTCaagatcatcatcttcatcttcttccttgTCATCTGCAGAACCGAGTGACTTCTTCTGTCCAGGAGGCTGTTCCTTTATCTTGACCtggtggggagggaaaaaaaaaaaggaaaggatagaTTAGGGAAGAGAAAAGTGATATATTATGGATTAAAATGGATTCTAGGTCTGGGCAAAGAATATGAATGGCTGACCTATCCTTGTAATCATTTCCAGACTTTGCAAGCACATTTCATTTGTCAATATTGGTCTCAAAGCTGTCAATACCGCTAATACAATTCTTAGATATACACATCACTATAATTATCCATTAAAATCCCAGATCCAGTCACATTTTGCCACATACCTAATCTCACAGCTGACtttatacttatttttttatttatttgtcagatgtgtatcccacctttcttccaggacCTCAAAATATAGACCATATTTTCCACAATCATCAAATGTTGGTGTATGTTGAGCTGGGAGGTAATCCAGAAGTCACCCAGTTAACTTCCACAGTTGATTGTGAATCTGAACCTGCGCCTCCACAATCCCAGTCTAccaccctaaccactagaccatatcAGTGTCCTGTTaggttagagcagcctttctcaaccttttgaccctgaaggaatccttgaaatatttttcaggcctccgggaactcctggacattcaggctcaaatataggccagaagttacaaaattattatattcatttcctgtataggcctgtatatatgcattcacagtgttcttaaactaaaaataaagactgaaatttacctttttaatgtcaagttgcccaaatttgaaataactttttaaataaatcatgatctcccagggaacccctagtgacctctcgtggaaccctaggactccatagaaccctggttgagaaaccctggtctaaattATGACCTTTATGGATCTAATGGCAGAGAATTCCATGGCTTGTCCATGGTATTTCCTTTTACAGTCCCGAAACTCCGTTGCATTTACTTCAAATAATGTTTACACACACTTCTTCCATACCAGCTGTGAGACTTCAGGAGCTGGAGGAATATCAGGCTAAATAAACAAAACTGAATGTACAAATCATCCCCCACTCACTTGTCTTCTTTCTAAACTAAAAATCCCTAAATCCTAGGGGTGAGAAAAATCTCTTTTGCACCAGTCATCTTCCCTTCAAGCCTAGACAAAAAGACTTACCCAGTCTATATTGTCCAACCAATTGTCCCGAATCACTGCCTCTTTTTTCAAGAAATAGTTGCCTTCTGAATCAAAATGACCTTCTTCCATCTCCTCTTGCAAATTAAATGGGGTGATCCGGATACCATCTTCATAATCAATAGTGGCAGATTCCTGCCCTAAAAAGATAAAGTGAGGAGATCAATATTTGATCGACCTGACACCAATAATAATACTGTTTAATATTGTTAACAAATAGTAAATGATTGGAGTAGAAAGTGCAAATATGAAACCTTCCACTCCAAAATTATCATTCCACTTGATTATAAAGCCTTACACATTTTTCTTATTGGGGTTTAAAGATTATGTGGCGGGTTACCACAAGACTCAGGGTACCCCAACTGCCCACCACTAAAAAATCCACAATCTTGGGGactacttttttttaactaagaGAGACAAGAATGTGAAAGTTCTGAGTACTGAAATCTAGATTAAATGCAGATCCCTACTTACCCTCCACATCATCTGATGCAAGGATGTCGTATTTACTACCCTGCCCTTCAtcttcctcatcttcttcctcatCGCTGTCCAACGAGTGCTTGCCTTTAAAGCGGCTGCCTGGCCCTCCAATAGCAGGTTCCACCAGCTATTCAAGAGATGAAGTGAATTTAGAAGTTCAGCATTTGGAGAGCCTACAATGTTTGCTCATTTTCCCCAACTGTCAAGTTAGCAAATTAGCTAACTCTTCAAATTAGCAAGTTACCCCTCTGTAAGCTTCTCTAAATTTTCCTGATAAGTTGAAGCACATATTTAAGTCTATAACTATAATCTTCCACTTtacagaccagtgtttttcaaacttggcagctttaagatgtgtggacttcaacctgaagtccacgcatcttaaagttgccaaattgaAAAACATCATTATAGACAGTTCCCCCTTGCCTTGTTCTCTGAATCTCAATTTACAgaacagccttcttcaaccttggTCCATCTAGATGTTTTAGTTTGGTTTCTCAGAGCTCCTGCCACTAGACTGATCAGTATTGATGGGACCTCTAACCTAAAACAGGCAGAAGAACTCAGATGAGGCAATGGTGTCATAAAGTTTTATCTCACCTTCTTCTTTGGAAGGCTcatttcctcttcatcttcatcacCTTGGTCTTCAAATGTgactttccgttttgacatgatGACCCTATAAAATGCAACAGAAATCAACAGTAGAGAAAGGGGACTCTGGTCAAATACTTAAGAAGCTCACACACAGCCGATCAGCTTCCAAAAAAGGAGCTTGGCAGTTTCGGTAAGTGTAGCATCCAGCTTTACCAGAATGCTGGCTTCTCTACTGATAAGGACCTTATCATTACTATACACTGCCTCTGGGGAAAGTTTGTAAACAAGTAGCTGTCAACTCTGCCTTTGCTATTTATACTGGTGTAGATGCACACAGTACATATTGCCTGTGCTTTGGCATCAGTGAAATGACAGAATATTATAACTGAACAATCTGATAAACTCTCAAAACCAAAATAATGCACAAAATATATCACAATTTAAAAGAATCCTGTGTACTCCCTCATAACGGTTTGGTTCAAAATAGGTCTCAGGCACTCCCAAATATTATAGTAAGAATCCTGCATTCTCCACCTTTCCTTCAGATGCA includes:
- the CD2BP2 gene encoding CD2 antigen cytoplasmic tail-binding protein 2 isoform X1; translation: MSKRKVTFEDQGDEDEEEMSLPKKKLVEPAIGGPGSRFKGKHSLDSDEEEDEEDEGQGSKYDILASDDVEGQESATIDYEDGIRITPFNLQEEMEEGHFDSEGNYFLKKEAVIRDNWLDNIDWVKIKEQPPGQKKSLGSADDKEEDEDDDLEVGRTPLDKKELLERMADLMLPGETVARAIQRLGDKGGPRSSGRQRRAWSRLKAGEVEPAEEDDPQKPGSPERKEQLEQLSGLADQMVARGVYEIYQETREKLALRLRALQQPPAATSTVEPELDMFAEEIDEAKLGEKTSAAGSQAHEESDDNTPSEVMWEYKWENTNTSELYGPFSSSQMQDWVSQGYFPDGVYCRKADNSEGQFYNSKRIDFDLYT
- the CD2BP2 gene encoding CD2 antigen cytoplasmic tail-binding protein 2 isoform X2 → MSKRKVTFEDQGDEDEEEMSLPKKKLVEPAIGGPGSRFKGKHSLDSDEEEDEEDEGQGSKYDILASDDVEGQESATIDYEDGIRITPFNLQEEMEEGHFDSEGNYFLKKEAVIRDNWLDNIDWVKIKEQPPGQKKSLGSADDKEEDEDDDLEVGRTPLDKKELLERMADLMLPGETVARAIQRLGDKGGPRSSGRQRRAWSRLKAGEVEPAEEDDPQKPGSPERKEQLEQLSGLADQMVARGVYEIYQETREKLALRLRALQQPPAATSTVEPELDMFAEEIDEAKLGEKTSAGSQAHEESDDNTPSEVMWEYKWENTNTSELYGPFSSSQMQDWVSQGYFPDGVYCRKADNSEGQFYNSKRIDFDLYT